From one Onychomys torridus chromosome 12, mOncTor1.1, whole genome shotgun sequence genomic stretch:
- the LOC118593835 gene encoding resistin-like beta: MKPTIRFLLIFISLLHLMIMVNTQSSVDSSVNKNNQDELHGIDPHWGSSKVFCTSVRNPGRWSSCPPGMTVTGCACGYGCESWEIQNGNTCHCQCSAMDWTTTRCCRPA, encoded by the exons ATGAAGCCTACAATACGTTTTCTTCTTATCTTCATCTCCCTCCTCCATCTGATGATCATGGTGAACACTCAGTCCTCTGTAGACTCTTCAGTGAATAAAAATAACCAGGATGAACTCCATGGTATAGACCCGCATTGGG GGTCTTCAAAGGTCTTCTGCACCAGTGTCAGAAATCCAGGCAGAtggtcctcctgtcctcctg GGATGACTGTCACTGGCTGTGCTTGCGGCTATGGCTGTGAATCTTGGGAGATCCAGAATGGAAATACTTGCCACTGTCAATGCTCAGCCATGGACTGGACCACCACCCGCTGCTGCCGACCGGCTTGA